In the genome of Calothrix sp. PCC 6303, the window ACTTGGAGTAACCAATCTGCTAATCTTGTGGCTTGTTCCTCACTCAGTTGGAACTCTAGCAAGACTTGATCAAAAATTTGGTTAATTTGAGATTCTAAAAAATCTTCCCGTCTTGCCAAAACTTGCAGTAGTCGTGGTAAAGACTCCCCGAGTAAATCTCGGAGAACTTCCGCCAGAATTTTGGCACTTTTTTGTTCTTTATCGACTTGAATTTGCTCCAAAGCCATTTTCAGCAACCACTGAATAGCCGCTTCAACACGTTCAGGTTGAAGGAGTCTTCGTGCTAAATGCTGAAGTTCGTCTGGAGTTAACAGCGACCCCATGATGGTGTCGGAGATGTTTTTGGCAAGTCGTTCTTGGTTGCGGGGAATTAAACCGGGAGTAAAAGGTATGCGTCTGCTACCAATATACAGGGCACGGTAAGGACGGAATAACATTTTGATGGCTATATCGTTGGTGAAATAGCCGATAATTCCGCCTACTGCGGGGGGAGATAGGTAAAGCCAAAGGTGAGACCAATCCACTAGTGAATTTTGGATTATAGAAGAATTGAGAATTGGGAATAGGTTAGTTCTTTATTTTACCTATTTCCTTTTGTACAGTCTAAAATTTGCTGACAACCAGCACTCCCATCATATCGTTCGCAATCGGGTAGTGTGTGGCAGAAGCGAAACCAACTTGTAATGCGATCGCTATTTGTTCTGCACCGTTGGGAAAGCGATCTAAGCTGGGACTGATATAAGCATACTCGTCTTTCAAACCCATTTGTGTAGCCGCTGGAACAACTAAATTCCCTAAATACCACTGTTGGAAGCGACGCAGGTAAGGATTAGTTGGACGATGAAAATCTAAAATTGCCGCTTTTGCCCCACTTTTGAGGACGCGGTGTAATTCTTGCAACGCTTTGGGGATATCAGTCACATTCCGTAATCCATATCCCATAGTTGCTGCATCAAATTGGTTGTCAGGGAAGGGTAAATTTAATACATCTGCTTCTTCCCAAATAATATTTGGTTGTGGATATTGACTTTGGGCACGTTGTTTGGCAACTTCTAGGAGTTGGCAGGAAAAATCAACACCATATACCTTTCCAGTTTGTCCCGCATATCTGGCTAAACGTAATGATAAATCACCGCTACCGCAGCATAAATCAATACAAGTGTCACCTGGTTTGGCTTGGCTCCATTTCACGGTCATTTCTTTCCAAACCCGATGCTGTCCCAAACTGAGCTTATCGTTCAATTGGTCGTAGACTGGGGCGATGCGATTAAAAATTGTTTGAATTTCGTTACTCATCAATTAAATGTGTAGGAATTTAATGGTGTGAACCGCTCTGAATTATCAGCTTAGAGTTACCAAAAAATTGGGTCTAAAGCCCCGTCCTTGTAGGACGGCTTTTTCATGATTATTGCTCATAATTGTGGGAAAATTACGTTAGTACATCCAACGTAAAT includes:
- the ubiE gene encoding bifunctional demethylmenaquinone methyltransferase/2-methoxy-6-polyprenyl-1,4-benzoquinol methylase UbiE gives rise to the protein MSNEIQTIFNRIAPVYDQLNDKLSLGQHRVWKEMTVKWSQAKPGDTCIDLCCGSGDLSLRLARYAGQTGKVYGVDFSCQLLEVAKQRAQSQYPQPNIIWEEADVLNLPFPDNQFDAATMGYGLRNVTDIPKALQELHRVLKSGAKAAILDFHRPTNPYLRRFQQWYLGNLVVPAATQMGLKDEYAYISPSLDRFPNGAEQIAIALQVGFASATHYPIANDMMGVLVVSKF